One part of the Luteibacter yeojuensis genome encodes these proteins:
- a CDS encoding 2-oxoglutarate dehydrogenase E1 component yields the protein MSANLIREFSESSQLAGGNADYVEQVYEAWLADPGAVPAEWDSYFKGFKGREAGDVAHSDAIARIEAAQKQRRAAAAAPAGPADNAYAQKQAGVLRLLTAYRSRGHIAAQLDPLGLTVPDIETPDLGLAFHGLSDADLDTEFDAGTFAGGGQRMKLRDLLAKLKQIYTGSVGTEFMYISDHDQRAWIHSRLEQAGGSPGLAKAEKVRVLEALTAAEGLERYLHTKYVGQKRFSLEGGDSLIPMVDDIVRAAGDNGVKEVVIGMAHRGRLNVLVNILGKAPSQLFNEFEGKFEHDDSPIHSGDVKYHMGFSADVKTPNGGVHVALAFNPSHLEIVNPVVAGSVHARQARRRDTARDKSIAVLIHGDAAFAGQGVNMELMQMSQARGFAIGGTLHLVVNNQVGFTTSKREDARSTLYCTDLAKMVNAPVFHVNGDDPEAVIQVTRLAYEFRKRFKKDVVIDLVCYRRHGHNEADEPAATQPLMYQIIRKRPTTRDLYAQQLVKQSAIGADDGQKMLDDYRARLEKGEPLIAIDPNPDRDISVDWTRFQKNSLSMEVDTGVSRETMAKVLDVILDVPADITLHSRVAKIYEDRRKMAAGELPGDWGFAENLAYGTLIAEGNDLRVVGQDAGRGTFFHRHAVLHDQKTGNTLLPLSKVRGNARVEVIDSLLSEEAVMAFEYGEATTSPDQLTIWEGQFGDFANGAQVVIDQFISSGEAKWDRLCGLALFLPHGYEGQGPEHSSARLERFLQLCALDNMQVCVPTTPAQAFHMIRRQQVRPVRKPLIVMTPKSLLRHKLAVSTLDELATGHFQLVIGEHRELPAKKVKRVVLCSGKVYYDLLEDAEKRGLNDVAIVRVEQLYPFPRPEVTAELEKYPSAKEVVWCQEEPMNQGAWFQIRHHLQACVGPKNSLSYAGRARSPAPAAGHLNTHIAEQTALVEQALVAPVGTDHAAE from the coding sequence GTGAGCGCAAACCTGATCCGCGAGTTTTCCGAATCCTCCCAACTCGCCGGCGGCAACGCCGATTACGTAGAGCAAGTCTACGAAGCCTGGCTGGCCGATCCTGGCGCCGTCCCGGCCGAATGGGACAGCTATTTCAAAGGCTTCAAGGGCCGTGAGGCCGGCGACGTCGCCCACTCCGACGCCATCGCGCGCATCGAGGCGGCGCAGAAACAGCGCCGTGCCGCGGCCGCCGCGCCGGCCGGCCCCGCCGACAACGCCTATGCGCAGAAGCAGGCCGGCGTGCTCCGCCTGCTCACCGCCTACCGCTCGCGCGGCCATATCGCCGCCCAGCTCGATCCGCTCGGCCTGACCGTTCCGGACATCGAAACGCCCGACCTGGGCCTCGCCTTCCACGGCCTTTCCGACGCCGACCTCGACACCGAGTTCGACGCCGGCACCTTCGCCGGCGGCGGCCAGAGGATGAAGCTGCGCGACCTGCTCGCGAAGCTCAAGCAGATCTACACCGGTTCCGTCGGCACCGAGTTCATGTACATCTCCGACCACGACCAGCGCGCCTGGATCCACTCGCGGCTGGAACAGGCCGGCGGCTCGCCGGGTCTTGCAAAGGCCGAGAAGGTCCGCGTGCTCGAGGCGCTCACCGCCGCCGAGGGCCTGGAGCGTTACCTGCATACCAAGTACGTGGGCCAGAAGCGCTTCTCCCTCGAGGGTGGCGACAGCCTCATCCCGATGGTCGACGACATCGTCCGCGCCGCCGGCGACAACGGCGTCAAGGAAGTCGTGATCGGCATGGCCCACCGCGGCCGCCTCAACGTGCTGGTGAACATCCTCGGCAAGGCGCCCTCGCAACTCTTCAACGAGTTCGAAGGCAAGTTCGAGCACGACGACAGCCCGATCCATTCCGGCGACGTGAAGTACCACATGGGCTTCTCCGCCGACGTCAAGACGCCGAACGGCGGCGTGCACGTGGCGCTGGCGTTCAACCCGTCGCACCTCGAGATCGTGAATCCCGTGGTGGCCGGCTCGGTGCACGCGCGCCAGGCGCGCCGCCGCGATACCGCGCGCGACAAGTCGATCGCCGTGCTGATCCATGGCGACGCCGCCTTCGCGGGCCAGGGCGTCAACATGGAACTGATGCAGATGTCGCAGGCGCGCGGTTTCGCCATCGGCGGCACGCTGCACCTGGTGGTGAACAACCAGGTGGGCTTCACCACGTCCAAGCGCGAGGACGCCCGCTCCACGCTGTACTGCACCGACCTCGCCAAGATGGTGAATGCCCCGGTGTTCCACGTGAACGGCGACGACCCGGAAGCCGTGATCCAGGTCACCCGCCTGGCCTACGAATTCCGCAAGCGGTTCAAGAAGGACGTGGTGATCGACCTCGTGTGCTATCGGCGCCACGGCCATAACGAGGCCGACGAACCGGCGGCCACGCAGCCGCTGATGTACCAGATCATCCGCAAGCGCCCGACCACGCGCGACCTCTACGCGCAGCAGCTGGTGAAGCAGTCCGCCATCGGTGCCGACGACGGCCAGAAGATGCTCGACGATTACCGCGCGCGCCTCGAGAAGGGCGAGCCGCTGATCGCGATCGACCCGAACCCGGACCGCGACATCTCGGTGGACTGGACGCGCTTCCAGAAGAACAGCCTGTCGATGGAAGTCGACACCGGCGTGTCGCGCGAGACGATGGCCAAGGTGCTGGACGTGATCCTCGACGTTCCCGCCGACATCACCCTGCACTCGCGCGTCGCGAAGATCTACGAAGACCGCCGCAAGATGGCCGCCGGCGAACTTCCGGGCGACTGGGGCTTCGCCGAGAACCTCGCTTACGGCACGCTCATCGCCGAAGGCAACGACCTTCGCGTGGTGGGCCAGGACGCCGGCCGCGGCACGTTCTTCCACCGCCACGCGGTGCTGCACGACCAGAAGACCGGCAACACCCTGCTGCCGCTGTCGAAGGTGCGCGGGAACGCCCGCGTCGAGGTCATCGACTCGCTGCTCTCCGAAGAGGCCGTCATGGCCTTCGAGTACGGCGAAGCCACCACCTCGCCCGACCAGCTCACCATCTGGGAAGGCCAGTTCGGCGACTTCGCCAACGGCGCCCAGGTCGTGATCGACCAGTTCATCAGCTCCGGCGAAGCCAAGTGGGACCGTCTCTGCGGCCTCGCCCTGTTCCTGCCGCACGGCTACGAAGGCCAGGGCCCGGAGCACTCCTCCGCGCGCCTCGAGCGCTTCCTGCAGCTGTGCGCGCTGGACAACATGCAGGTGTGCGTGCCCACCACGCCCGCCCAGGCCTTCCACATGATCCGCCGGCAGCAGGTGCGCCCGGTGCGCAAGCCGCTGATCGTGATGACGCCGAAATCGCTGCTGCGCCACAAGCTGGCCGTGTCCACGCTGGACGAGCTGGCCACCGGCCACTTCCAGCTGGTGATCGGCGAGCACCGCGAGCTGCCGGCGAAGAAGGTGAAGCGCGTGGTGCTGTGCTCGGGCAAGGTCTACTACGACCTGCTCGAGGACGCCGAGAAGCGCGGCCTCAACGACGTCGCCATCGTGCGCGTCGAACAGCTCTACCCCTTCCCGCGCCCCGAAGTCACGGCCGAACTGGAAAAGTACCCTTCCGCCAAGGAAGTGGTGTGGTGCCAGGAAGAACCGATGAACCAGGGCGCCTGGTTCCAGATCCGTCACCACCTGCAGGCCTGCGTGGGTCCGAAGAACAGCCTGTCCTATGCGGGACGCGCTCGTTCGCCGGCACCGGCCGCGGGTCACCTCAACACCCATATCGCCGAACAGACGGCGCTCGTCGAACAGGCGCTGGTCGCGCCGGTCGGCACCGATCACGCAGCGGAGTAA
- the odhB gene encoding 2-oxoglutarate dehydrogenase complex dihydrolipoyllysine-residue succinyltransferase: protein MSIEVKVPVLPESVSDALIATWHKKAGEAVKRDENLLDLETDKVVLEVPAPVDGVLKEIKFEEGSTVTSNQVIAVIEEGAAAAAPAPAAAPAAAEAPKAAKAEAPAAPKGVDELSPAGRRVAVEENIDPSKVAGTGRDGRVTKEDLVNAGKGAAAPAAAPSVPAAKPTPGSRPEERVPMTRIRTRIAERLMQSKNSIAMLTSFNEVNLAEVVKLRKALGEQFEKANGVKLGFMSFFVKAATEALKRYPVINASVDGNDIIYHGYQDISIAVSTDKGLVTPVLRDVQDMSFADVEKGIIGYAKKARDGKLGLDDLQGGTFTITNGGTFGSLLSTPIVNPPQSAILGMHTIKERPVVENGQVVAAPMMYIALSYDHRIIDGRDAVLFLVDIKNQLENPQRMLLGL from the coding sequence ATGTCCATCGAAGTCAAAGTCCCGGTCCTGCCCGAGTCGGTCTCCGACGCGCTCATCGCCACCTGGCACAAGAAAGCCGGCGAAGCCGTCAAGCGCGACGAGAACCTGCTCGACCTCGAGACCGACAAGGTCGTCCTCGAAGTCCCGGCGCCGGTCGACGGCGTACTGAAAGAGATCAAGTTCGAGGAAGGTTCCACCGTCACCAGCAACCAGGTGATCGCGGTGATCGAGGAAGGCGCCGCCGCTGCCGCGCCGGCTCCGGCCGCCGCCCCGGCCGCCGCCGAAGCGCCGAAGGCCGCCAAGGCCGAAGCGCCGGCCGCCCCGAAGGGCGTTGACGAACTCTCGCCGGCCGGCCGCCGCGTCGCCGTGGAAGAAAACATCGACCCGTCCAAGGTCGCCGGCACCGGCCGCGACGGCCGCGTGACCAAGGAAGACCTGGTCAACGCCGGCAAGGGCGCCGCCGCCCCGGCCGCGGCTCCGTCGGTCCCGGCCGCGAAGCCCACCCCGGGCAGCCGTCCGGAAGAGCGCGTGCCGATGACCCGCATCCGCACCCGCATCGCCGAGCGCCTGATGCAGTCGAAGAACTCCATCGCCATGCTCACCTCGTTCAACGAGGTGAACCTTGCCGAGGTGGTCAAGCTGCGCAAGGCCCTGGGCGAGCAGTTCGAGAAGGCCAACGGCGTGAAGCTGGGCTTCATGAGCTTCTTCGTGAAGGCCGCCACCGAGGCGCTGAAGCGCTACCCGGTGATCAACGCCTCGGTCGACGGCAACGACATCATCTACCACGGGTACCAGGACATCTCGATCGCCGTGTCGACCGACAAGGGCCTGGTCACGCCGGTGCTGCGCGACGTGCAGGACATGTCCTTCGCCGATGTCGAGAAGGGCATCATCGGTTACGCCAAGAAGGCGCGCGACGGCAAGCTGGGCCTGGACGACCTCCAGGGCGGCACCTTCACGATCACCAACGGCGGCACCTTCGGCTCGCTGCTCTCCACCCCCATCGTGAACCCGCCGCAGAGCGCCATCCTGGGCATGCACACGATCAAGGAGCGCCCGGTCGTCGAGAACGGCCAGGTGGTGGCCGCCCCGATGATGTACATCGCCCTGTCCTACGACCACCGGATCATCGACGGCCGCGATGCCGTGCTGTTCCTGGTCGACATCAAGAACCAGCTGGAAAACCCGCAGCGGATGCTGCTCGGCCTGTAA
- the lpdA gene encoding dihydrolipoyl dehydrogenase: MSDKFDVIVIGAGPAGYVAAIRAAQLGLKTAVVDAFVGKDGKAALGGTCLNVGCIPSKALLDSSKQFHNLTHNFKDHGITAENPKIDVGTFIGRKDKIVKQFTGGVTMLFKANKITSFFGKGKLLKGNQVEITGNDGAVQTLSATNVILASGSVPIELPFAKFDGKHIIDNTGALDLTAVPKRMGVIGAGVIGLELGSVWKRLGAEVTVLEALPKFLQVADQDIAKMAAREFAKQGLDIKVNAKVTSAEVKGDEVHVGYTDKDGAAQTLVVDKLLVAVGRRAYTAGLLADDTGVKLDERGRIVVDEHNHTGVDGVWAIGDAVRGPMLAHKGSEEGVMVAELIAGKPGHVNLDTVPWVIYTEPEIAWVGKTEEQLKEEGIPYKTGAFPFAANGRAVAMNEGIGQVKMIAHAETDRILGVHMVGPVVSELIHECVVAMEFKGSSEDLARIVHAHPALSEVVHEAALSVDKRAIHKGN; this comes from the coding sequence ATGAGCGACAAGTTCGACGTCATCGTCATCGGTGCCGGCCCCGCGGGCTATGTGGCCGCGATCCGCGCCGCGCAGCTGGGCCTGAAGACCGCCGTGGTCGACGCCTTCGTCGGCAAGGACGGCAAGGCGGCCCTGGGCGGCACCTGCCTCAACGTGGGTTGCATTCCGTCCAAGGCGCTGCTGGATTCCTCCAAGCAGTTCCACAACCTCACGCACAACTTCAAGGATCACGGCATCACCGCCGAGAACCCGAAGATCGACGTCGGCACGTTCATTGGCCGCAAGGACAAGATCGTCAAGCAGTTCACCGGCGGCGTGACCATGCTGTTCAAGGCGAACAAGATCACTTCGTTCTTCGGCAAGGGCAAGCTGCTGAAGGGCAACCAGGTCGAAATCACGGGCAATGACGGCGCGGTGCAGACCCTCTCGGCCACGAACGTCATCCTGGCCTCGGGCTCGGTGCCCATCGAACTGCCGTTCGCGAAGTTCGACGGCAAGCACATCATCGACAACACCGGCGCGCTGGACCTCACCGCGGTGCCGAAGCGCATGGGCGTGATCGGCGCCGGCGTCATCGGCCTGGAGCTGGGCAGCGTGTGGAAGCGCCTCGGCGCCGAGGTCACGGTGCTGGAAGCCCTGCCGAAGTTCCTCCAGGTCGCCGACCAGGACATCGCCAAGATGGCCGCGCGCGAATTCGCCAAGCAGGGCCTCGACATCAAGGTCAATGCCAAGGTCACCTCCGCCGAGGTCAAGGGCGACGAAGTCCATGTCGGCTACACCGACAAGGACGGCGCCGCGCAGACCCTCGTCGTCGACAAGCTGCTGGTGGCCGTGGGCCGCCGCGCCTACACCGCCGGCCTGTTGGCCGACGATACGGGCGTGAAGCTCGACGAGCGCGGCCGCATTGTGGTCGACGAGCACAACCACACCGGCGTCGATGGCGTCTGGGCGATCGGCGACGCCGTGCGCGGCCCGATGCTCGCGCACAAGGGCTCCGAGGAAGGCGTGATGGTCGCCGAGCTGATCGCCGGCAAGCCGGGCCATGTCAATCTGGACACCGTGCCCTGGGTCATCTACACCGAGCCGGAAATCGCCTGGGTCGGCAAGACCGAAGAACAGCTGAAGGAAGAAGGCATCCCCTATAAGACGGGCGCCTTCCCCTTCGCCGCCAACGGCCGCGCCGTGGCCATGAACGAAGGCATCGGCCAGGTGAAGATGATCGCCCACGCCGAAACCGATCGTATCCTCGGCGTGCACATGGTCGGCCCGGTCGTCTCCGAGCTGATCCACGAGTGCGTGGTGGCAATGGAATTCAAGGGCTCGTCCGAGGACCTCGCCCGCATCGTCCACGCCCATCCGGCCCTGTCGGAAGTGGTGCACGAGGCGGCGCTCTCGGTCGACAAGCGCGCCATCCACAAGGGCAACTGA
- a CDS encoding TIGR00730 family Rossman fold protein: protein MRDITSLCVYCGSSSGSHPAYAEAARAFGTRMAKEGITLVYGGGKVGLMGTVADAVLAAGGRAIGVIPRQLVEKEVAHTGLSELQVVETMHERKTRMYELSDAFVALPGGFGTMDEMFEMLTWAQLGLHGYPCAYLDVRGFYRNLAATMDHMVSEGFVKATQREQVWFGEDIDALFEWMTNFESTFTPKWITASSVDGTPA from the coding sequence ATGCGAGACATCACATCCCTCTGCGTCTACTGCGGTTCCAGCAGCGGTTCGCATCCGGCCTACGCCGAGGCTGCCCGTGCCTTCGGCACGCGCATGGCGAAGGAAGGCATCACCCTCGTCTACGGCGGCGGCAAGGTCGGACTCATGGGTACCGTGGCCGACGCGGTGCTCGCCGCCGGGGGCAGGGCCATCGGCGTGATCCCGCGACAGCTCGTCGAGAAGGAAGTGGCCCATACCGGCCTGTCCGAGCTGCAGGTGGTCGAGACCATGCACGAGCGCAAGACGCGCATGTATGAACTGTCCGACGCCTTCGTCGCCCTGCCCGGCGGTTTCGGCACCATGGACGAGATGTTCGAGATGCTTACCTGGGCGCAGCTCGGTCTGCACGGCTACCCCTGTGCCTACCTCGACGTGCGCGGCTTCTACCGGAACCTCGCGGCGACGATGGATCACATGGTGTCCGAGGGCTTCGTCAAGGCGACACAGCGCGAGCAGGTGTGGTTCGGCGAGGACATCGATGCGCTGTTCGAGTGGATGACGAACTTCGAATCCACCTTCACGCCGAAGTGGATCACGGCCAGCTCGGTCGACGGGACGCCCGCATGA
- a CDS encoding acryloyl-CoA reductase: MTSFRAFRIHQDDAGYRAGIETMDTEALSPGEVLVRAEWSSVNYKDALAGTGKGKILRSFPLNGGIDVAGTVVASTDPSFKEGDKVLATGSGLSETRDGGYGEYVRLPAAWTIALPATLTTREAMIVGTAGFTAALALLRMTENRQAPSQGPIAITGATGGVGMLGIDIFSRAGYEVHAISGKPDRFDFLRNIGASECVDRHQLVFSGRPMDSAKYGGLLDNVGGKTLAGFLPLIAPYGNAAICGLAGSPELATTVMPFIIRGVSVLGIASAGTARDVRDEVWRRLSGDWKPRHLDTICTKEVALEDVASVFGTMLEGGSFGRTIVRIGG, from the coding sequence ATGACGTCGTTCCGCGCTTTCCGCATCCACCAGGACGACGCCGGCTACCGCGCAGGCATCGAGACCATGGATACCGAAGCCTTGTCGCCCGGCGAGGTGCTCGTGCGCGCCGAGTGGTCCTCGGTGAACTACAAGGACGCGCTCGCCGGAACCGGCAAGGGCAAGATCCTGCGCAGCTTTCCCTTGAACGGCGGCATCGACGTGGCCGGTACCGTGGTCGCGTCCACCGACCCCTCCTTCAAGGAGGGCGACAAGGTACTCGCCACGGGCAGCGGCCTCTCGGAAACACGCGACGGCGGCTACGGCGAATACGTGCGCCTGCCGGCCGCGTGGACGATCGCCCTGCCCGCCACGCTCACGACCCGCGAAGCGATGATCGTCGGTACCGCGGGCTTCACGGCGGCATTGGCGCTCCTGCGCATGACCGAGAACCGCCAGGCGCCCTCGCAGGGACCCATCGCGATCACGGGCGCCACGGGCGGCGTGGGCATGCTCGGCATCGACATCTTCAGCCGGGCCGGCTACGAAGTGCACGCCATCAGCGGCAAGCCCGACCGCTTCGACTTCCTCCGCAACATCGGCGCCAGCGAGTGCGTCGACCGCCACCAGCTCGTCTTCAGCGGCCGGCCCATGGATTCCGCGAAATACGGCGGCCTCCTCGACAACGTCGGCGGCAAGACGCTCGCCGGTTTCCTGCCGCTGATCGCCCCTTACGGCAATGCCGCCATCTGTGGCCTGGCGGGCAGCCCTGAGCTGGCCACGACGGTCATGCCCTTCATCATCCGCGGCGTCAGCGTGCTGGGGATCGCCTCGGCGGGCACGGCGCGCGATGTGCGCGATGAAGTCTGGCGTCGGCTCTCCGGCGACTGGAAGCCACGCCACCTCGACACCATCTGCACGAAGGAAGTGGCACTGGAGGACGTGGCGAGCGTGTTCGGGACGATGCTCGAAGGCGGATCCTTCGGTCGCACGATCGTCCGCATAGGCGGCTAG
- the pilH gene encoding twitching motility response regulator PilH yields MARILIVDDSPSQLLGIKRIVEKLGHEALTAEDGAAGVEAAKKELPDLILMDVVMPNLNGFQATRTISKEETTKHIPIILVTTKDQDTDKVWGLRQGAKAYVVKPIKEDELVAALKEHLPG; encoded by the coding sequence ATGGCTCGCATCCTGATCGTCGACGATTCGCCGTCGCAGCTGCTGGGAATCAAGCGCATCGTCGAGAAGCTCGGCCATGAGGCCCTCACGGCCGAGGACGGTGCGGCGGGCGTCGAGGCGGCCAAGAAAGAGCTGCCCGACCTGATCCTGATGGATGTCGTGATGCCGAACCTCAACGGCTTCCAGGCCACGCGCACGATCAGCAAGGAAGAGACGACGAAACACATTCCCATCATCCTGGTGACGACGAAGGACCAGGACACCGACAAGGTATGGGGCCTGCGCCAGGGAGCGAAGGCTTATGTGGTGAAGCCGATCAAGGAAGACGAACTGGTCGCGGCTTTGAAGGAACACCTGCCCGGCTGA
- a CDS encoding DnaJ C-terminal domain-containing protein, whose amino-acid sequence MEFKDYYETLGVKPDATDAEIKAAYRKLARKYHPDKNKEPGAEEKFKAVNEANEALKDPEKRRAYDQFRAGGYRQGEQFRPPPGWGQGGGFDFGDMGGRGGGDFSDFFESLFGGGGRARGQQQARRGRDIQAKIETDLQTAYYGGKTRVVLNDASGGERVLEVKIPAGITSGQTIRLGGQGHPGAGGGPSGDLLLEIGIRDDARFRLDGRTVTHVLPIAPWEAALGATVPVPTLGGHVDLRIPAGSQSGRKLRLKGRGLPGSEPGDQIVVLEIRVPVPETHEEQAAYAEFKDAFAGFDPRRG is encoded by the coding sequence GTGGAGTTCAAGGATTACTACGAGACATTGGGCGTCAAGCCGGACGCGACCGACGCCGAGATCAAGGCGGCGTACCGCAAGCTTGCGCGCAAGTATCACCCGGACAAGAACAAGGAGCCGGGTGCGGAGGAGAAGTTCAAGGCGGTCAACGAGGCCAACGAGGCCTTGAAAGACCCCGAAAAGCGCCGTGCCTACGACCAGTTCCGCGCCGGCGGCTACCGCCAGGGCGAGCAGTTCCGTCCGCCGCCGGGATGGGGGCAGGGCGGCGGTTTCGACTTCGGCGACATGGGCGGCCGCGGAGGCGGCGACTTCAGCGACTTCTTCGAGAGCCTGTTCGGCGGCGGCGGCCGGGCGCGTGGGCAGCAACAGGCCCGGCGCGGGCGCGACATCCAGGCAAAGATCGAGACCGACCTGCAGACCGCCTACTACGGCGGCAAGACCCGCGTGGTGCTCAACGACGCGTCGGGTGGCGAACGCGTGCTCGAGGTGAAGATTCCGGCCGGCATCACGTCCGGCCAGACCATCCGCCTGGGCGGGCAGGGTCACCCGGGTGCGGGCGGCGGCCCCTCGGGCGACCTTCTGCTGGAAATCGGCATCCGCGACGACGCACGGTTCCGCCTTGACGGGCGCACGGTAACCCACGTGCTGCCGATCGCGCCCTGGGAGGCGGCCCTCGGTGCCACAGTGCCCGTGCCGACGCTCGGCGGGCACGTGGACCTGCGGATTCCCGCCGGTTCGCAGTCAGGGCGGAAGCTGCGCCTCAAGGGACGGGGATTGCCGGGATCGGAACCGGGCGACCAGATCGTGGTGCTGGAAATCCGCGTGCCCGTGCCGGAGACGCACGAGGAGCAGGCGGCCTATGCCGAGTTCAAGGATGCGTTCGCGGGGTTCGATCCGCGGCGGGGGTGA
- a CDS encoding Hsp20/alpha crystallin family protein has protein sequence MSQLRQVSFRRAPLFGGDVNRVFEHFFGGDIAAPATGSDTAWAPRVDIREEAGRFLILADVPGVNLSDIEIQMDKNVLSIKGERKAFAGEAEGKFSRVERVAGAFKRSFTLPESADADGITASGSHGVLEIAIPKKAESAPRRIEINAAG, from the coding sequence ATGAGCCAGCTTCGTCAGGTTTCGTTTCGCCGTGCGCCGCTGTTCGGCGGCGACGTCAACCGTGTCTTCGAGCATTTCTTCGGCGGCGACATCGCCGCGCCGGCCACGGGTTCCGATACCGCCTGGGCACCCCGGGTGGACATTCGCGAGGAAGCCGGCCGCTTCCTGATCCTGGCCGACGTGCCGGGGGTGAACCTGTCCGATATCGAGATCCAGATGGACAAGAACGTGCTCAGCATCAAGGGCGAGCGCAAGGCGTTCGCCGGCGAGGCCGAGGGCAAGTTCAGCCGCGTCGAGCGCGTGGCGGGTGCGTTCAAGCGCAGCTTCACGCTGCCGGAGAGCGCCGACGCCGACGGCATCACCGCTTCGGGAAGCCATGGCGTGCTGGAAATCGCCATCCCGAAGAAGGCCGAAAGCGCGCCGCGCCGCATCGAGATTAACGCTGCGGGCTAA
- a CDS encoding peroxiredoxin — MTIAVGDTLPEATLAVFDGGIKTVTSTDVLGRGKVVLFAVPGAFTPTCSNKHLPGFMQHMEDFRERGVTVACMSVNDAFVMHAWADSQGVPADLLMLADGNATFAQALGLELDGTKNGMGIRAKRFALYAEDGVVKILHVEAPGEFRVSTAEAMLEAIDA, encoded by the coding sequence ATGACCATCGCCGTTGGCGACACCCTTCCGGAAGCGACCCTCGCCGTGTTCGACGGCGGCATCAAGACCGTGACGAGCACCGATGTGCTGGGCCGCGGCAAGGTCGTGCTGTTCGCCGTGCCGGGGGCCTTCACGCCTACCTGCTCGAACAAGCACCTGCCGGGCTTCATGCAGCACATGGAAGATTTCCGCGAGCGCGGGGTCACGGTGGCCTGCATGTCGGTGAACGATGCTTTCGTCATGCATGCGTGGGCCGATTCGCAGGGCGTGCCCGCCGACCTGCTGATGCTGGCCGACGGCAATGCCACCTTTGCGCAGGCGCTCGGCCTCGAACTCGACGGCACGAAGAACGGCATGGGCATTCGCGCGAAGCGCTTCGCGCTTTACGCGGAAGACGGCGTGGTGAAGATCCTGCATGTGGAGGCACCGGGCGAATTCCGCGTATCGACGGCGGAGGCGATGCTGGAAGCCATCGACGCCTGA